The nucleotide window CGTGCCTCCTGGACGACCCGGAGGCGCAGGGCGGCCCCCTGGCGGGCGCCCTGGGGGTGCGGGTCACGCCCACGGTCGTGCTCCTGGGACCCGGCGGGACGGTGCTCTACGCCCAGTCCGGCACGGGGGACCTGGCGGGGGCGGAGGACAAGCTCCGGGAGCTCTTCGGGGCGGATCGGTGATTTTGACACTCCCTGCGCACCCTTGTTAGATTGCCGCGGCTGTTCCCGTGCCAACGTCCGGCGGCGCCGCCGGCGGGGAGATTGCTCTGATGTGGGACTACACCGACAAGGTCAAGGATCACTTCTTGAACCCGCGCAACGTGGGAAAGATCGACGACGCCGACGCCGTGGGCGAGGTGGGGAGCCTGGCGTGCGGCGACGCCCTGCGGCTGTTTCTCAAGGTGGAGAACGAGCGGATCGTGGACGCCAGGTTCCAGACCTTCGGGTGCGGCAGCGCCATCGCGTCGAGCTCGGCGCTCACCGAGATGGTCAAGGGCAAGACCCTGGACGAGGCGCTCCTGGTGACCAACCGCGACATCGCCGAGTTCCTGGGGGGCCTGCCCAAGGAGAAGATGCACTGCTCCGTCATGGGGCGCGAGGCCCTGGAGGCGGCCATCAACAACTACCGGGGCATCGAGACCACCCAGCACGAGCTCGAGGGCGAGGTGGTGTGCGAGTGCTTCGGGGTGACCGACGCCCAGATTCGCAGGGCCGTCGAGGAAAACGACCTCAAGAGCGTGGAAGACGTGACCCACTACACCAAGGCCGGGGGCGGCTGCGAACGGTGCCTGCCCGACATCGAGCGGCTGCTGGCAGAGGTGCGGGGCGCGCGGGAAGCCCGGCCCGCCCCGGCGGCGGCGGCGCCCCGAAAGCTCACCAACCTCCAGCGCATCCAGCTCGTGCAGAAGGTCATCGACGAGGAGATCCGGCCCAGCCTCCAGGCCGACGGGGGCGACCTGGAGCTGGTGGACGTGGACGGCACCACCGTGTACGTGAGCCTGCGGGGCACCTGCACCCACTGCCCTTCGAGCCAGCTCACCCTCAAGGGGGGCGTGGAGGCCCGGCTCAAGGAGATCGTCGACCCCGAGCTCCAGGTGGTGGAGGTGCAGTGATGGCGGAAATCTACCTCGACAACAACGCCACCACCCGGGTCGATCCCGCGGTCTTCGAGGAGATGCGGCCCTACTTCTGCGAGCTCTACGGAAACCCCTCGAGCATGCACACCTTCGGCGGGCAGGTGGGCGGCAGGCTCGCCGAGGCGCGGGAGCGGGTGGCAGCGCTCCTGGGGTGCGAGCCCGTGGAGATCCTGTTCACCTCCTGCGGTACCGAGGGAGACAGCACGGCCATGCGCTCCGCCCTGGAGGCCCAACCGGAGAAGCGCCACCTAATAACCACCAAGGTGGAGCACCCGGCGGTCCTGAACCTGGCCAACCACCTGGTGAAGAAGGGCTACCACCTGACCCTGCTCGGGGTGGACGCCGAGGGCATGATCGACCTCGACGAGCTGCGGTCGAGCCTCAGGGACGACACGGCCCTGGTCTCCCTGATGTACGCCAACAACGAGACCGGGACGATCTTCCCCATCCAGGCCGCCGCCGAGCTGGTAAAGAGCCGGGGCATCCCCTTCCACACCGACGCCGTCCAGGCGGCGGGAAAGCTTCCCCTCGACCTGCGCACCCTGCCGGTGGACTACCTGGTGCTCTCGGGCCACAAGCTCCACGCTCCCAAGGGGGTGGGAGCCCTCTTCGTGCGGCGGCGCACGCCGTTTCGGCCCTTCCTCATCGGCGGCCACCAGGAGCGGGGCCGCCGGGGCGGCACCGAGAACGTCCCCGGGATCATCGCCCTGGGCAAGGCCTGCGAGCTCGCCGGCGCCCACCTGGCCGAGGAGAACACCCGGGTGCGGGCCCTGCGGGACCGCCTGGAGCAGGGGCTGCTCGCGGCCATCCCCGACGCCCGCCTGAACGGCCACCCCACCGAGCGCCTGCCCAACACCTCGAGCCTCGCCTTCAAGTTCGTGGAGGGGGAGGCGATCCTGCTCCTCCTGGACCAGAAAGGTATCTGCGCCAGCTCCGGCTCCGCCTGCACCTCGGGGAGCCTGGAGCCCTCCCACGTGCTGCGGGCCATGGGGGTGCCCTTCACCTATGCACACGGCTCCATCCGCTTCAGCCTCAGCCGCTTCACCACCGAGGCCGAGGTGGACGCCGTGGTGGCCGAGCTGCCCCGGATCATCGAACGGCTGCGGGCCATCTCCCCGTTCCGGGAGGACGACGCCCCCACCGCCGTGTGCACCTGCTGAGGAGCCCGTGGACCTTCACCTTCAGGGCCTGGACCGCCTCGAGAGCAAGATGGACCGCCTCAAGCGAGAGTACGACCTCTTCCTGGCAGGCCGCCGCCGGGGTGAGCCCGTGGCCCTGCGCGACGAGGTCCAGCGGGAGGTGCTGGCCCTCACCCGGCACCCGTGGCCGTCCACGGCGGCGCGGTTCCGGGCCCGAACCCTGGCCCACCGCTTCCAGGCCTTGGAGGTTCAGGTGCGCCACCTCGCCGAGATGCGGGCGGCCCGAAAGGCCAAGGCCGAACCCGAGCCCCCGGAGGCGGCCGAGGTGCTCTTCGACCGCGCCTGCCTGGAGGAGGGCGCGCTCCTGGAGCGCTACGTGAAGCGTCTGCACCGGTCGGTGGCGCGGCTCGTCCCCGCCGGGGAGCTCCCCGACCCTGCCGTACTGCGCCAGCGCATCGAAGCCGAGGTGCGCCGCCAGCTTCGGGAGCCCGGGGTGGCGGGCGTTCGCTTTCGGGTCGAGGCGGGGGAGCGCGGCGCGCGCATCCGGGGGGAGGTCGTCCGGGAAGCGCCCCCGCGGCCTGCGGACCCCAAGCCGGCGGAACAGGGCCCCGCCCCCGCTCCCTCGGAGGGTGGGGCCGAACGCGGCTGACCCTCCCCTTCCTCGTCGCCGTCCCGTTCCCCCGGGAGTGGACGCCGCATCAGGACGTCCAGAGCGCCTCCAGGAAGGCGTGACCGTACCGGGCCAGCTTCTTTTCCCCCACGCCGGGAATCCCGGCCAGCTCCGCGAGGGTCGCGGGGCGCCGGTCGGCCATGGCCCGCAGGGCGGTGTCGTGGAAGATGACGTAGGGGGGCACGTTCTGGGCCCGGGCGAGCTCCAGCCGCAGCGCCCGCAGCCGCTCGAAGAGCGCCGCGCCGGCCGCATCGGCGGGTGCCCCGCCCGCCGGGGGGATCCCCCGGGTCTCCGCCCCCCGCGCCGCCCGGCGCGCCTGCCGGGTCTTCCTGGGCCGCACGGGATCGCGGCGCAGGAGCACCCGCTCCGCCCCCCGAAGCACCGCGCGGCTCTTCTCCGTGAGGCGCAGCGCCCCGTGGCTCTCGTGGTCCACCCGGGCGTAGCCGGCGGCCGCGAGCTGCCGGAAGGCCGAGCGCCAGCCCGCCTCGTCGAGCTCCGAGCCGATCCCGAAGGTGCTCACCCGGTGGTGTCCCCACCGCTTCACCCGCTCGGTCTCGCGCCCCAGGAGAACGTCGATCAGGTGGACCACCCCGAACCGCTGGCCCGTGCGGAAGACGCAGGAGAGCGCCTTCTGGGCCGCCACGGTGCCGTCCCAGGTCTCCACGGGCTCCAGGCAGGTGTCGCAGTTGCCGCAGGGCTCGGGGAGCTCCTCGCCGAAGTAGCGCAGGAGCACCTGGCGCCGGCACCGGGCGGACTCGCAGTATCCCAGCAGGGCGTCGAGCTTGCGGCGCTCCAGGCGCTTGTGGGCCTCGTCCGCGTCGGAGGCGGCGAGCATCTGCCCCAGCAGCGCCACGTCCGCCAGGCCGTAGCACAGCCACGCGTCGGAGGACAGGCCGTCGCGGCCCGCCCGCCCGGTCTCCTGGTAGTAGCCTTCGAGGCTCTTGGGCAGGTCCAGGTGTGCCACGAACCGCACGTTGGGCTTGTCGATCCCCATGCCGAAGGCCACGGTGGCCACGACCACCACCCCCTCCTCCAGCACGAACCGCTCCTGGTGGGTCCGACGCACCGCCGGGTCGAGCCCGGCGTGGTAGGGCACGGCCCCGAAGCCCCCGGCGCGGAGCCACGCGGCCGTTTCTTCCACCTTGCGGCGCGAGAGGCAGTAGACGATTCCGGCATCGCCGGGGTGCTCGGCTTGCAGGAACCCCAGGAGCTGGTCCCGGGGCTTGACCTTGGGCACCACGCGGTACCGAATGTTGGGCCGGTCGAACCCGGCCACGAACGGGACCGCACCCTCCAGGCGCAGGCGCGCGGCGATGTCGGCCCGGGTGGGGGCGTCGGCGGTGGCGGTGAGGGCGAGCCGGGGTACCCCGGGGTAGCGCTGCGCCAGGACGCCCAGCCCCAGGTACTCGGGGCGGAAGTCGTGGCCCCACTGGCTCACGCAGTGGGCCTCGTCGATGGCGAAGAGCGCGAGGGTTGCCCGGTCGAGGAGCGCCAGGAACCGGTCGGTGAGGAGCCGCTCGGGCGCCACGTAGGCGAGATCGAGCTCGCCGCGCACCAGGGCTGCTTCGGCCAGAGCGGCCTCCCCCGGGGAGAGGG belongs to Thermodesulfobacteriota bacterium and includes:
- the nifS gene encoding cysteine desulfurase NifS yields the protein MAEIYLDNNATTRVDPAVFEEMRPYFCELYGNPSSMHTFGGQVGGRLAEARERVAALLGCEPVEILFTSCGTEGDSTAMRSALEAQPEKRHLITTKVEHPAVLNLANHLVKKGYHLTLLGVDAEGMIDLDELRSSLRDDTALVSLMYANNETGTIFPIQAAAELVKSRGIPFHTDAVQAAGKLPLDLRTLPVDYLVLSGHKLHAPKGVGALFVRRRTPFRPFLIGGHQERGRRGGTENVPGIIALGKACELAGAHLAEENTRVRALRDRLEQGLLAAIPDARLNGHPTERLPNTSSLAFKFVEGEAILLLLDQKGICASSGSACTSGSLEPSHVLRAMGVPFTYAHGSIRFSLSRFTTEAEVDAVVAELPRIIERLRAISPFREDDAPTAVCTC
- a CDS encoding TlpA disulfide reductase family protein, which codes for QLLYFWSLYCDPCRREYPAVAALGSRYRDRGLETFSVNVDSARLLPRVRRFAETQPTLPCLLDDPEAQGGPLAGALGVRVTPTVVLLGPGGTVLYAQSGTGDLAGAEDKLRELFGADR
- the recQ gene encoding DNA helicase RecQ; its protein translation is MPDPFHLLRTVFGYPAFRGHQEAVIRRVVAGGDALVLMPTGGGKSLCYQIPALVRPGVGIVVSPLIALMKDQVDALTQLGVRAAAINSSLSPGEAALAEAALVRGELDLAYVAPERLLTDRFLALLDRATLALFAIDEAHCVSQWGHDFRPEYLGLGVLAQRYPGVPRLALTATADAPTRADIAARLRLEGAVPFVAGFDRPNIRYRVVPKVKPRDQLLGFLQAEHPGDAGIVYCLSRRKVEETAAWLRAGGFGAVPYHAGLDPAVRRTHQERFVLEEGVVVVATVAFGMGIDKPNVRFVAHLDLPKSLEGYYQETGRAGRDGLSSDAWLCYGLADVALLGQMLAASDADEAHKRLERRKLDALLGYCESARCRRQVLLRYFGEELPEPCGNCDTCLEPVETWDGTVAAQKALSCVFRTGQRFGVVHLIDVLLGRETERVKRWGHHRVSTFGIGSELDEAGWRSAFRQLAAAGYARVDHESHGALRLTEKSRAVLRGAERVLLRRDPVRPRKTRQARRAARGAETRGIPPAGGAPADAAGAALFERLRALRLELARAQNVPPYVIFHDTALRAMADRRPATLAELAGIPGVGEKKLARYGHAFLEALWTS
- the nifU gene encoding Fe-S cluster assembly protein NifU, with the translated sequence MWDYTDKVKDHFLNPRNVGKIDDADAVGEVGSLACGDALRLFLKVENERIVDARFQTFGCGSAIASSSALTEMVKGKTLDEALLVTNRDIAEFLGGLPKEKMHCSVMGREALEAAINNYRGIETTQHELEGEVVCECFGVTDAQIRRAVEENDLKSVEDVTHYTKAGGGCERCLPDIERLLAEVRGAREARPAPAAAAPRKLTNLQRIQLVQKVIDEEIRPSLQADGGDLELVDVDGTTVYVSLRGTCTHCPSSQLTLKGGVEARLKEIVDPELQVVEVQ